The proteins below come from a single Pedobacter aquae genomic window:
- the mraY gene encoding phospho-N-acetylmuramoyl-pentapeptide-transferase: MLYYLFNFLDKQFDFPGAGVFQFISFRASMAIILSLIITTVYGSRLIKYLRQKQVGETVRNLGLDGQIQKQGTPTMGGLIIIAGVLIPTLLFAKLENIYIILMIVTTIWMGAIGFLDDYIKVFKKNKEGLAGRFKIVGQVGLAIIVGCTMYFHPGILVRQTVTGALPAGSAASQTEEVYNKDGKKLIKVEKSTGVHYANDVKSTITNIPFYKNNEFDYAKVLKFMGDGYEKYAFPVFLIFVIVIITAVSNGANITDGIDGLATGTSAIIGITLALLAYVSGNMIIADYLKILYIPNSGELVIFAAAFVGACVGFLWYNTFPAQVFMGDTGSLTIGGIIAVLAIMIRKELLIPILCGVFLIENLSVIMQVSWFKYTKKKYGEGRRIFLMSPLHHHFQKKGYHEAKIVTRFWIIGILLAIITIVTLKLR, encoded by the coding sequence ATGTTATACTACCTTTTTAACTTTTTAGATAAACAATTTGATTTCCCCGGAGCAGGTGTATTTCAGTTTATCTCTTTTAGGGCAAGTATGGCCATCATCTTATCCTTAATTATCACAACTGTTTATGGCAGTAGACTGATTAAGTATTTAAGACAAAAGCAAGTTGGCGAAACCGTAAGAAATTTAGGTTTAGACGGCCAAATACAAAAGCAAGGTACACCTACTATGGGTGGCTTAATCATTATTGCTGGGGTATTAATCCCAACCCTGTTGTTTGCCAAGCTAGAAAATATATACATCATTTTAATGATTGTAACCACCATTTGGATGGGAGCGATAGGCTTTCTAGATGATTATATTAAGGTATTTAAGAAAAATAAAGAAGGTTTAGCGGGTAGGTTTAAAATAGTTGGGCAAGTTGGTTTAGCTATCATTGTGGGTTGCACCATGTATTTCCATCCCGGTATTTTAGTTAGACAAACTGTTACAGGCGCTTTACCAGCCGGAAGTGCTGCCTCACAAACAGAAGAAGTTTATAATAAGGATGGTAAAAAGCTTATTAAGGTAGAAAAATCAACAGGTGTACATTATGCAAATGATGTAAAATCTACCATCACCAATATCCCTTTCTATAAAAATAATGAGTTTGATTACGCCAAAGTCTTAAAGTTTATGGGCGATGGCTATGAGAAATATGCTTTTCCAGTGTTTTTGATATTTGTTATCGTCATCATTACGGCAGTTTCTAACGGTGCTAATATTACCGATGGGATAGACGGTTTAGCTACCGGAACATCAGCAATCATTGGAATTACTTTGGCTTTGCTGGCCTATGTTTCTGGTAATATGATTATTGCCGATTATCTAAAGATTTTATACATCCCAAATTCTGGCGAACTGGTAATTTTTGCAGCGGCTTTTGTAGGTGCTTGTGTAGGTTTTCTGTGGTACAACACCTTTCCGGCTCAGGTTTTTATGGGCGATACAGGAAGCTTAACCATTGGAGGTATCATAGCAGTTTTAGCTATCATGATACGTAAAGAATTGCTTATCCCTATACTTTGTGGTGTTTTCTTGATAGAAAATCTATCGGTTATAATGCAGGTATCTTGGTTTAAATACACCAAGAAAAAATATGGCGAGGGCAGAAGAATCTTCTTAATGTCGCCATTACACCATCACTTTCAGAAAAAGGGTTATCACGAAGCAAAAATTGTTACCCGCTTTTGGATTATTGGGATACTACTAGCTATTATAACTATAGTAACCTTGAAATTGAGATAG
- a CDS encoding UDP-N-acetylmuramoyl-L-alanyl-D-glutamate--2,6-diaminopimelate ligase encodes MAVLKDILYGVALEQVIGSTEVEIAQIAFDSRKVASQTLFVAIKGTLTDGHAYISLAIEKGAHAVVLESLPEHVVDGVTYLVVANSAKALGTIAANFYDHPSSKLKLVGVTGTNGKTSVCTLLYQLFRDLGYKVGLISTVENKINDAIIPSTHTTPDQVALQFLINSMIDAGCDYCFMEVSSHAVAQHRIEGLNFAGAVFTNITHDHLDFHLTFDNYLKAKKTFFDGLNKSAFALTNIDDKNGEVMLQNTKAYKKSYALKTLADFKARVMENQFSGLHLDIDGHEVYMKMVGSFNAYNLLAVYATAMLLEQDKIKVLTILSRLSGAEGRFDYIVAPNKVVGIVDYAHTPDALRNVLSTIDNIRNGNESIITIIGCGGDRDKTKRPVMAQTACDWSHKVILTSDNPRSENPEDIIKDMQAGVTPVNQRKVLTIIDRREAIKTACHLAQPGDIILLAGKGHEKYQEIKGLRTDFDDKKILLDQFNLLA; translated from the coding sequence ATGGCAGTTTTAAAAGACATATTGTATGGTGTTGCTTTAGAGCAAGTAATTGGCTCAACCGAGGTTGAAATAGCTCAAATTGCTTTCGACTCTAGAAAAGTAGCGTCCCAAACACTTTTTGTTGCCATTAAAGGAACGCTAACAGATGGGCATGCCTATATCAGCTTAGCTATAGAAAAAGGAGCTCATGCTGTTGTTTTAGAAAGCTTACCAGAACATGTGGTAGATGGTGTTACCTATTTAGTTGTAGCAAATTCTGCTAAAGCTTTAGGAACTATAGCTGCTAATTTTTACGATCATCCATCATCAAAACTTAAACTAGTTGGTGTAACAGGTACGAATGGTAAAACATCAGTTTGTACTTTACTTTATCAGCTATTTAGAGATTTAGGTTATAAAGTAGGGTTAATATCTACGGTAGAGAATAAGATAAATGATGCTATTATTCCATCAACACATACTACACCAGACCAAGTTGCGCTACAATTTTTAATAAATAGTATGATTGATGCCGGCTGCGATTATTGCTTTATGGAAGTAAGCTCGCATGCGGTAGCACAACATCGTATAGAAGGATTAAACTTTGCTGGGGCTGTTTTTACAAATATCACTCATGACCATTTAGATTTTCATCTCACTTTTGATAATTACCTAAAAGCAAAGAAGACATTTTTTGATGGCTTAAATAAATCAGCATTTGCGCTTACCAATATTGATGATAAAAATGGTGAGGTGATGCTGCAAAACACCAAGGCTTACAAAAAAAGCTATGCTTTAAAAACTTTAGCTGATTTTAAAGCTAGAGTGATGGAAAATCAATTCTCTGGTTTACATCTAGATATTGACGGGCATGAGGTTTATATGAAAATGGTAGGCTCTTTTAATGCTTATAATTTATTGGCTGTTTATGCAACGGCCATGTTGTTAGAGCAAGACAAAATAAAAGTCTTAACCATTTTAAGCAGACTTAGTGGTGCAGAAGGTAGGTTTGATTATATCGTGGCGCCAAATAAAGTAGTAGGTATTGTTGATTATGCACATACGCCAGATGCTTTAAGAAATGTACTGTCTACCATAGATAATATCAGAAATGGAAATGAATCTATCATTACCATCATAGGCTGTGGCGGAGATAGAGATAAAACTAAACGCCCTGTAATGGCGCAAACAGCTTGCGATTGGAGTCATAAAGTTATTCTTACTTCAGATAATCCTCGTTCAGAAAATCCAGAAGATATCATCAAAGATATGCAAGCTGGTGTAACGCCTGTAAATCAGCGTAAAGTGCTTACCATTATTGATAGAAGAGAGGCTATAAAAACTGCTTGTCATTTAGCCCAACCTGGTGATATTATTTTATTAGCGGGTAAAGGCCATGAGAAATATCAAGAAATAAAAGGCCTAAGGACAGATTTTGATGATAAAAAAATATTGTTGGACCAATTTAACCTACTTGCTTAA
- a CDS encoding penicillin-binding protein, protein MNIRTNILLRVYAAFGVIVLFAFAVIAKMVHVQVVEGDKYRAMADSLSTKYVEVEAARGNIYSADGSLLATSVPEYEIRMDLLAGGIEDDKVFYEKVDSLAYRLAAHFKDKPGFKYARLLRDAREERQRYFLIKRNVSYQDLKALKKFPIFNLGRYKGGMIAVQQNKRIFPFRDLAARTIGYYNANAGAAVGLEGAYGDYINGETGKRLVQRIAGGVWMPINEDAEIAPKDGADIISTIDINMQDLAQSALKKQLVKSEADFGCVLVMEVETGKIKAIANYTRDGEELEYKEKFNYAIAQSAEPGSTFKLASYMIAMEDGKFDLNDRIDTEGGKYKVYRHTIKDSHEGGYGVITMKQAFEVSSNVAIVKQIYNHYKDEPEEFTSKLHDLKLGEKMGLQIPGEGSPLIKTPESKSWSGLTLPQMAYGYELKMTPVEILALYNAVANNGKMISPMFVQEIRRLGSTVEQFKPRVVNDKICSDATLEKLKVMLEGVVIDGTGKALNNPLYKIAGKTGTAQVADGSKGYKGKRQYQASFCGYFPAEKPKYSMIVVVQNPTKGSYYAADVAGPIFREVADMVYAGDIQMYSDMKAPKLVGNTRLPKVKDGHKQSAQKVYSAFGIKPYFASATENDIDTNNGITYKEVKMNRGVVPDVVGMGLRDALYVLGNSGLKPVVKGSGEVITQSLAVGTPIMKGTKILIELQ, encoded by the coding sequence ATGAATATAAGAACTAACATTCTTCTGCGTGTTTACGCAGCTTTCGGGGTTATCGTTTTGTTTGCATTTGCAGTAATCGCTAAAATGGTTCATGTGCAAGTTGTAGAAGGCGATAAGTACAGGGCTATGGCCGATAGTTTAAGTACCAAATATGTAGAGGTTGAAGCGGCTAGAGGTAATATTTATTCGGCAGATGGCAGTTTACTAGCTACATCGGTTCCTGAATATGAAATCAGAATGGATTTACTGGCAGGTGGTATAGAAGATGATAAAGTTTTTTATGAGAAAGTAGACTCTTTGGCTTATCGTCTGGCGGCACATTTTAAAGATAAACCAGGTTTTAAATATGCTCGTCTTTTGCGTGATGCTAGAGAAGAACGCCAACGTTATTTTTTGATTAAGAGAAACGTGAGCTATCAGGATTTAAAAGCGCTAAAGAAGTTTCCAATATTTAATTTGGGTAGGTATAAAGGCGGGATGATTGCTGTACAGCAAAATAAAAGAATTTTTCCTTTCAGAGATTTAGCTGCCAGAACTATAGGCTATTATAATGCAAATGCTGGTGCAGCTGTAGGTTTAGAAGGTGCTTATGGCGATTATATCAATGGTGAAACAGGGAAAAGATTAGTACAAAGAATTGCAGGTGGCGTGTGGATGCCAATTAATGAGGATGCAGAAATTGCTCCTAAGGATGGTGCAGATATTATTTCTACCATTGATATCAATATGCAAGATCTAGCACAAAGTGCTTTGAAAAAGCAATTGGTGAAAAGCGAGGCTGATTTTGGCTGTGTATTAGTGATGGAGGTAGAAACAGGAAAAATTAAAGCTATAGCAAATTACACCAGAGATGGTGAAGAACTTGAGTATAAAGAGAAGTTTAATTATGCCATTGCTCAAAGTGCTGAGCCTGGCTCAACTTTCAAATTAGCGTCTTACATGATTGCTATGGAAGACGGCAAGTTTGATTTAAACGACCGTATTGATACAGAGGGTGGTAAATACAAAGTTTACCGTCATACCATTAAAGATTCTCACGAAGGTGGTTATGGTGTAATAACCATGAAACAAGCTTTTGAAGTTTCATCTAACGTAGCCATTGTCAAACAAATTTATAACCACTATAAAGACGAGCCTGAAGAGTTTACCAGTAAACTTCATGATTTAAAACTAGGTGAAAAAATGGGTTTACAAATCCCTGGAGAAGGCAGCCCTTTAATTAAAACACCAGAAAGCAAATCATGGAGCGGTTTAACCTTGCCTCAAATGGCTTATGGTTATGAGCTTAAAATGACTCCGGTAGAAATACTAGCCCTCTATAATGCGGTAGCTAACAACGGTAAAATGATAAGCCCAATGTTTGTGCAAGAAATTAGAAGATTGGGGTCTACTGTTGAGCAATTTAAACCTAGGGTAGTTAATGATAAAATATGTTCTGACGCCACTTTGGAGAAACTTAAAGTGATGTTAGAAGGCGTTGTGATTGATGGTACCGGAAAAGCTTTAAACAATCCACTTTATAAAATTGCAGGTAAAACAGGTACAGCACAAGTGGCAGATGGTTCTAAAGGCTATAAAGGTAAAAGACAATATCAAGCATCTTTTTGTGGGTATTTCCCGGCAGAAAAGCCTAAATACTCCATGATTGTGGTTGTTCAAAATCCAACTAAAGGTTCTTACTACGCTGCAGATGTGGCAGGGCCAATTTTTAGAGAAGTTGCTGATATGGTTTATGCTGGGGATATACAGATGTATTCTGATATGAAAGCGCCCAAATTGGTAGGTAATACCAGGCTGCCAAAAGTAAAAGATGGGCATAAGCAATCTGCACAAAAAGTATATAGCGCTTTTGGTATTAAACCTTATTTCGCTTCGGCTACAGAAAATGATATAGATACCAATAATGGTATCACTTATAAAGAGGTAAAGATGAATCGTGGTGTGGTGCCAGATGTAGTTGGAATGGGCTTGAGAGATGCACTATACGTTTTAGGGAATTCGGGCTTAAAGCCAGTGGTTAAGGGAAGTGGTGAGGTGATAACACAATCTTTAGCTGTAGGAACACCTATCATGAAAGGGACTAAAATTTTAATTGAGTTACAATAA
- a CDS encoding FtsL-like putative cell division protein: MINKIREPKAEPVEEEILPKQKEEPKEVAPSFLISLFTKGVVSKEGATEALPFIVFLAFLGMIYIGNRHTAENNIRKIDKVSKEVKELSWDFKTLKADLMFKSKQTEVASRVDSVLGLKVSVEPPIKIKISPDEYKN, encoded by the coding sequence ATGATAAATAAAATTAGAGAACCCAAAGCGGAGCCTGTAGAGGAAGAAATTCTTCCAAAGCAGAAAGAGGAGCCTAAAGAGGTTGCTCCAAGCTTTTTGATCTCTCTTTTTACAAAAGGTGTGGTTTCTAAAGAAGGTGCTACAGAAGCGCTTCCCTTTATCGTGTTTTTGGCTTTTCTAGGGATGATTTATATAGGAAACAGGCATACTGCAGAGAATAATATTAGGAAAATAGATAAGGTTAGCAAAGAGGTGAAAGAGCTGAGTTGGGATTTTAAGACGCTTAAAGCTGACCTTATGTTTAAAAGTAAACAAACAGAAGTGGCAAGCAGGGTAGATTCCGTTTTGGGTCTTAAAGTTTCTGTAGAGCCACCCATAAAAATAAAAATTAGTCCTGATGAATATAAGAACTAA
- the rsmH gene encoding 16S rRNA (cytosine(1402)-N(4))-methyltransferase RsmH, with protein sequence MDNVYHVPVMLKECMEGLALQAGGVYVDVTFGGGGHSREIMKHLGDDGVLVAFDQDEDARQNIIADDRFVFVDQNFRFLKNNLRAHDLIPVDGILADLGVSSHQFDVPERGFSIRFDGDLDMRMDQSSGLTAKEVVNTYEEDDLHKIFGIYGEIQNAKSLARTMVTARLNVPIETISQLKTVIHKLIPRGKENKYLAQVFQALRIEVNQEMEALKDFLEQTAEVLKPGGRLVVMSYHSLEDRLVKNFMAKGKFSGEVEKDFFGNEIKPFRVVTKKSVTASEEEIKLNNRARSARLRIAVKQ encoded by the coding sequence ATGGATAACGTTTATCATGTTCCGGTGATGTTGAAAGAATGTATGGAGGGCTTGGCTCTTCAGGCTGGAGGTGTTTATGTAGATGTAACTTTTGGTGGCGGTGGCCATTCAAGAGAAATCATGAAGCACTTGGGTGATGATGGGGTTTTGGTAGCTTTTGACCAAGATGAAGATGCTAGACAGAATATCATAGCTGATGATAGGTTTGTTTTTGTTGATCAAAACTTCAGATTTCTAAAGAATAATTTAAGGGCGCATGATTTAATTCCTGTTGATGGGATTTTGGCCGATTTAGGTGTTTCTTCTCATCAGTTTGATGTTCCTGAACGCGGTTTCTCCATCCGTTTTGATGGCGATTTGGATATGCGTATGGATCAATCATCCGGTTTAACCGCAAAAGAAGTTGTAAATACTTATGAAGAGGATGATTTGCATAAAATATTTGGCATTTATGGCGAAATACAAAATGCAAAATCTTTAGCCAGAACTATGGTTACAGCAAGGTTAAATGTTCCGATAGAAACAATTTCTCAGTTAAAAACGGTCATCCATAAATTAATTCCGAGAGGAAAAGAGAATAAATATTTAGCACAGGTTTTTCAGGCACTAAGGATAGAGGTTAACCAAGAAATGGAGGCGCTTAAAGATTTTCTGGAACAAACAGCAGAAGTTTTAAAGCCAGGTGGCAGGTTGGTAGTAATGTCTTATCACTCTTTAGAAGATAGGTTGGTGAAGAACTTTATGGCTAAAGGAAAGTTTAGCGGCGAGGTTGAAAAAGATTTTTTTGGGAATGAGATTAAGCCTTTTAGGGTGGTAACTAAAAAATCTGTTACGGCAAGTGAAGAGGAAATCAAATTAAATAACAGAGCAAGAAGTGCAAGATTAAGAATTGCTGTAAAACAATGA
- the mraZ gene encoding division/cell wall cluster transcriptional repressor MraZ — protein MSHLIGEFDCKLDAKGRLMVPSGLKKQLPAADAEGLVINRGFEKHLVVYSKAEWDKVTAELAQLNQYEEKNRKFIRYFTRGATELSLDASGRVLLPKSLLEYAGIGAEVVLSCQFNKIEVWAKDAYDAQLDDEPENFSSLAEEVMGKGRRIDG, from the coding sequence ATGTCTCATCTGATTGGAGAATTTGATTGTAAGCTTGATGCCAAAGGACGCCTGATGGTGCCTTCTGGTTTGAAGAAGCAATTGCCTGCGGCAGATGCAGAGGGCTTGGTGATAAACCGTGGTTTTGAAAAGCACTTGGTTGTTTATTCTAAGGCAGAGTGGGATAAGGTAACGGCAGAGTTAGCGCAGTTAAATCAGTACGAAGAAAAGAACAGGAAATTTATTCGCTATTTCACTAGAGGTGCTACTGAGCTTTCTTTGGATGCTTCTGGAAGGGTTTTGCTTCCAAAGTCTTTATTAGAGTATGCTGGTATAGGTGCTGAGGTGGTTTTGTCTTGTCAGTTTAATAAGATAGAAGTTTGGGCTAAAGATGCTTACGATGCGCAGTTGGATGATGAGCCAGAAAATTTCTCAAGCCTTGCCGAAGAGGTGATGGGTAAAGGAAGGAGGATAGATGGATAA
- a CDS encoding patatin-like phospholipase family protein, translating into MKVILSIDGGGIKGIIPGMILVSLEERLKRKTHNPDASIVDYFDFFAGTSTGGILTGLLLCPSEADPTKPKFSAKEALDLYIKHGAEIFQNKGFKKILAQIGWVTEKYNNAAWEKILKDYFGDVKLSQLIKPCIITAYNIELRKAHFFRQKTAIERGDSRDFYLRDVCRATSAAPTFFSVAEIYSLAGVRYPLLDGGVFATNPTMSAFVEIQKTPEKEIPRNIHILSLGTGVSKKSYDSDELSQTKALFVVPALLDMMMSGASETSHFYMMQIFSFLGISNQYIRLEPKDLQSVDERMDAATPKNIKKLMALGDRLISERNLLLDRIVDTLINLKEEVNH; encoded by the coding sequence ATGAAAGTAATTTTATCTATTGATGGTGGAGGCATAAAAGGTATCATACCGGGAATGATTTTAGTTAGCTTAGAAGAAAGGCTTAAAAGAAAAACCCATAACCCCGATGCATCTATAGTAGACTATTTTGACTTTTTTGCAGGCACTAGCACTGGTGGAATATTAACTGGCCTATTACTTTGTCCTTCTGAAGCCGACCCTACAAAACCCAAATTTAGTGCTAAAGAAGCTTTAGACCTCTATATTAAACATGGCGCAGAAATATTTCAGAATAAAGGCTTTAAAAAGATTTTAGCCCAAATTGGCTGGGTTACCGAGAAATATAATAATGCCGCATGGGAGAAAATTTTAAAAGATTATTTTGGCGATGTTAAGCTTAGCCAGCTGATAAAGCCTTGCATTATTACTGCCTACAATATAGAATTAAGAAAGGCTCATTTCTTTAGACAAAAAACAGCTATAGAAAGGGGTGATAGTAGAGACTTTTATTTAAGAGATGTTTGCAGGGCAACATCTGCAGCGCCAACTTTTTTTAGCGTGGCCGAGATTTATTCTTTAGCGGGTGTTAGATACCCTTTATTAGATGGAGGTGTTTTTGCAACCAACCCAACTATGAGTGCCTTTGTTGAAATACAAAAAACACCAGAAAAAGAAATCCCTAGAAATATTCATATTTTATCTTTAGGCACTGGGGTTTCTAAAAAATCATATGATAGCGATGAGCTAAGCCAAACAAAAGCTTTATTTGTTGTGCCCGCATTATTAGATATGATGATGAGTGGGGCAAGCGAAACTAGCCATTTTTATATGATGCAGATTTTTTCATTTTTAGGGATATCCAATCAGTACATTAGGCTAGAGCCAAAAGATTTACAAAGTGTTGATGAAAGAATGGATGCCGCTACACCTAAGAATATTAAAAAGCTTATGGCTTTAGGCGATAGATTAATTAGCGAAAGAAATTTATTATTAGACCGAATTGTTGATACTTTAATTAATCTTAAAGAAGAAGTAAATCATTAA
- a CDS encoding RluA family pseudouridine synthase, protein MSQYPDLNYTVTDKDVLYEDNHLIAIYKKAGWIVQVDDTGDLSLDDMVKKYIAEKYQKPNGAFLGVVHRLDRPVSGVILFAKTSKALDRINKMFKERQMHKTYWAVVRQKPREMEGKLIHWLVKNPKKNITTAYDEEVKGSQRAELNFKVLGFLDGYYLIEVDPITGRPHQIRVQLATLGSPIVGDNKYGYPRGSRKKSICLHARRLQFTHPVKNEPIDVFAPLPKDGFWDKFESFYK, encoded by the coding sequence ATGTCTCAATACCCGGATTTAAATTATACAGTTACAGATAAAGATGTTCTTTACGAGGATAATCATCTTATTGCGATTTATAAAAAAGCAGGCTGGATTGTTCAGGTAGATGATACCGGAGATTTGTCTTTGGATGATATGGTGAAAAAATACATCGCCGAAAAATATCAGAAACCTAATGGTGCTTTTTTAGGTGTTGTACATCGTTTAGATAGGCCAGTGAGCGGGGTAATACTTTTTGCAAAGACTTCTAAAGCATTAGATCGTATCAATAAAATGTTTAAAGAGCGACAAATGCATAAGACTTATTGGGCTGTGGTAAGACAAAAGCCTCGTGAGATGGAAGGTAAGTTGATTCACTGGTTAGTAAAAAATCCTAAAAAGAATATTACCACCGCTTATGATGAAGAAGTTAAGGGTAGCCAGAGAGCCGAGCTAAACTTTAAAGTATTAGGGTTTCTAGACGGCTATTACCTTATTGAGGTAGATCCTATTACGGGTAGGCCTCATCAAATAAGAGTTCAATTAGCTACTTTAGGCAGTCCCATTGTTGGCGATAATAAATACGGATACCCACGTGGCAGTCGTAAAAAGAGCATTTGTTTGCATGCCAGAAGATTACAATTTACGCATCCGGTTAAAAATGAGCCGATTGACGTTTTCGCTCCTCTGCCAAAGGATGGTTTTTGGGATAAATTTGAAAGCTTTTATAAATAG
- the panB gene encoding 3-methyl-2-oxobutanoate hydroxymethyltransferase produces MSVHKEIRRITTHILQEMKNRGEKIAMLTSYDFSMARVVDEGGVDIILVGDSASMVMAGHETTLPITLDEMIYHAASVIRATKRALVVVDLPFGSYQGNSKEALNSAIRIMKESGAHAVKLEGGTEIVESIQRIITAGIPVMGHLGLTPQSIYKFGTYTVRAKEEAEAQKLKEDILALQNAGCFSVVLEKIPAALAKEVTESVQIPTIGIGAGGSCDGQVLVINDMIGLTKGFTPRFLRQYLDLFTEINGAVKSYVSDVKSGDFPNDKEQY; encoded by the coding sequence ATGTCTGTACATAAAGAAATCAGGAGAATAACCACTCATATTTTACAGGAAATGAAAAATAGAGGTGAGAAGATAGCGATGCTTACTTCTTATGATTTCTCTATGGCAAGAGTTGTTGATGAAGGTGGGGTAGATATTATACTTGTTGGAGATTCTGCTTCTATGGTGATGGCCGGACATGAAACTACTTTGCCTATTACTTTAGATGAAATGATTTATCATGCGGCATCTGTGATAAGAGCAACAAAAAGGGCTTTAGTAGTGGTTGATTTACCTTTTGGTTCTTACCAAGGTAATTCTAAAGAAGCTTTAAATTCTGCTATCAGGATTATGAAAGAATCTGGTGCACATGCGGTGAAATTAGAAGGTGGGACAGAAATTGTAGAGTCTATTCAAAGAATTATAACCGCTGGTATACCTGTAATGGGGCATTTAGGTTTAACACCTCAATCTATTTATAAATTTGGTACCTATACAGTAAGAGCTAAAGAAGAAGCCGAAGCTCAAAAACTTAAAGAAGATATTTTGGCCTTACAAAATGCAGGTTGTTTTTCTGTTGTTTTAGAGAAAATACCTGCCGCACTAGCTAAAGAGGTTACAGAAAGTGTACAAATTCCTACTATTGGTATTGGTGCAGGTGGCAGCTGCGATGGACAAGTGTTAGTGATTAATGATATGATTGGTTTAACCAAAGGTTTTACGCCAAGGTTTTTAAGACAATATTTAGATTTATTTACAGAAATTAATGGCGCTGTAAAATCTTACGTATCCGATGTTAAAAGTGGCGATTTTCCTAACGATAAAGAACAGTATTAA
- the carA gene encoding glutamine-hydrolyzing carbamoyl-phosphate synthase small subunit has protein sequence MNAHYTKLPAVLLLADGTVFHGKAAGKIGTTTGEICFNTGMTGYQEIFTDPSYFGQIMVTTNAHIGNYGIHADEIESGSIKIAGLVCKNFNISYSRKEAEKSIQDYFQDEHIVGISDIDTRELVRHIRDKGAMNAIISSEILDIEELKAKLAGVPSMDGLELSSQVSTKEPYFMGDENAPVKVAVLDLGVKKNILRNFAERGVYAKVFPAKTAYDEMKKWNPDGYFISNGPGDPAAMPYAIETVKEILEEDKPLFGICLGHQLLAQANGIGTMKMFNGHRGLNHPVKNIIKDHCEVTSQNHGFGVIAEEVRKSDKVEITHLNLNDQSIEGIRVKGKKAFSVQYHPESSPGPHDSRYLFDDFVEMMKG, from the coding sequence ATGAACGCACACTACACAAAATTACCCGCCGTACTTCTTTTAGCTGATGGAACCGTTTTTCACGGTAAAGCAGCAGGAAAAATTGGTACTACAACAGGCGAAATCTGTTTCAATACAGGTATGACTGGTTACCAGGAGATTTTTACAGACCCTTCTTATTTTGGACAAATCATGGTTACGACCAATGCTCATATTGGTAATTATGGTATACATGCTGATGAGATTGAATCTGGAAGCATTAAAATTGCTGGCTTGGTGTGCAAAAATTTCAATATAAGCTATAGCAGAAAAGAAGCAGAAAAATCTATTCAAGATTACTTCCAAGACGAGCATATTGTTGGTATTTCTGATATCGATACCCGTGAGTTGGTAAGACATATTAGAGATAAAGGTGCTATGAATGCCATTATCTCTTCAGAAATATTAGATATCGAGGAACTTAAAGCTAAACTTGCTGGCGTACCTTCTATGGATGGCTTAGAGCTTTCATCGCAAGTAAGTACAAAAGAGCCTTATTTTATGGGTGATGAAAATGCCCCAGTAAAAGTTGCTGTTTTAGATTTAGGCGTTAAGAAAAATATCTTAAGAAATTTTGCTGAAAGAGGTGTTTATGCTAAGGTTTTCCCAGCTAAAACTGCTTATGATGAAATGAAAAAATGGAACCCTGATGGTTACTTCATTAGTAATGGCCCCGGAGACCCTGCTGCAATGCCTTACGCCATAGAAACGGTAAAAGAAATTCTTGAAGAAGACAAGCCTTTGTTTGGTATTTGCCTTGGTCACCAATTATTAGCACAAGCTAACGGTATTGGCACCATGAAAATGTTTAACGGCCACCGTGGTTTAAATCACCCAGTAAAGAACATCATTAAAGACCATTGCGAAGTTACTTCACAAAACCATGGTTTTGGTGTAATTGCGGAAGAAGTTAGAAAATCTGATAAAGTAGAAATTACTCACTTAAACTTAAACGACCAATCTATTGAAGGTATAAGAGTTAAAGGTAAAAAAGCGTTTTCTGTGCAATACCATCCAGAATCTTCACCAGGTCCGCATGATTCAAGATACTTATTTGATGATTTTGTGGAAATGATGAAAGGATAA